The sequence CCAAGTGATCCACCTCCCTAGCCAATGGGAACGAAACCTTATCTTCATTGTGCCCATAAActatgtaatttttaatttcttttccaaCATGTTAGGACTCAATGTTGGGACTTCCTGGCCCTGAGTCATGATTGATACAATGACGCCTAAGCAATTAACagcacaatgatgatgatgataataagcTGTTGAAGAAGTTGAAATCGACCTTGACTTTTTAATGAACGCTTATACAATGACGCCTAAGCAATTAACAGCAcaatgatgatgacgatgataATAAGCTGTTGAAGAAGTTGAAATCGACCTTGACTTTTTAATGAACGCTTAAGCTTAACTCAACAAGATGTTCATAAATAATGCCTACTTATCCTTTCTTAAGTAAAGAATATCTTTTTCTCAAAGACCATGGGCATTCAAAAACGTAATATTCTTAGCAAAAAGGAGCATAATTATTGCGCATGGCTCTAACTCACTGTGACTGGATAATATTGTGCCATGTCAGGGTCTACTAACCACGCAACCCAGAGATTCTCTACAACGTATGAACTAAATTCACATCACATCAACGTGTGAACTAATTTCACATCACATTGTACCATAATTTCAGtccattttaatataaaaaattatattttttattttatataaccGCTTTTCAAAAGATTTCATATAAGattatgtattatattatatttgaacataatattcattcttcatttactttttttactatttcaataaatgaaaagaggggggagaaaatgagaaaaagcaagacaaatgaacaaaatatttatacttTATATGCACATAAACATTATTgcgtatatttataattaactAGAAtgtaaattttcataatttaataAGCCGAGGTGAATGATTTCTGGAGTTGaatgaacaaaatttttctcttaaaCTATTATGTATTGTTTAACAGTGCTTTTATGGTTGACTTTGGctttgaaaatgaattttttttttttagaaatgaaaGTGATAATTTTGATATCCccttatacaaaaaaaatatataaaaaggtgaatctcccaaaaaaaaaaaattaatataaaatttctttgttaAGTTACATTCACATGCCATGGTGGGCATTAAATTGACTAGAGGTCCCCCATctattggatttgttttttaggGGAATTGGATTTGGAACTTAAATATAGGAATCCCAAAATATTAGAATTAGATATTGAGAGTTGAAAGAAATTATAAAGTACtgaaaatcttcttctttttttttttcttttttcttggttaattttaaaagtaataGAAATTGAGATTGAGATCAATTTACACTTTACAAAAAGAGAGATgatacgtctacaatatttttacaacaaatcacaagtggttagttgttattgattcaaatttcaaattaacgctaagattatttttttaccctaacaataacaactagtaataacttgccatttagaatttgttgtaaaaatattatagatatatcatttctcttacaaaaatgaaagagattATATGTTCTGCTGAGTAAAATTAGGAGTACATGCTGCATGATTTTATATTCTTATTAAGGAAATTACACTGATTGACAATCTAACTCATCTTCAAGAAAGTGAATCTAACACATCTTCAAAAAGAAGAACCAATATGCTGATCCATTGGCTAAAGTAGCCGCCTAATCTTTTTGAGTTAATCTGTTATAATATGGTTAACTCGtcaaatttcaatcaaacttgACAGTTTTGTAGGATAGCAGTTGTTAAATAATATTAGGaaaaggaatcttaccaaaaaaacaaaaaataaatagcaaaagaGAAGAGGCCTTTTCGTTTTCCTTTTTCTGCCTTTTGACCATTGGGATTCGGAACAATATTGTTCCTTTTTCATGTCTATTTGTAAAAGTGATTAATGAATAATGAGTCCTCACCTTTCGCATATTGAAAAAAAGGATATCTTTTCTCCCTTTcgcaaaaagagagagaaacaattCTAATGACTAAAATATTATCTCTCACGTCATATTCCATTGAACACGTTCTATCAAATCTTTTCGTATCATCATCATGTATACATAGAATGAAACGAACTTCCTAATGCAACTTGTTTTGCGTAATATTGTGgttggtaaaaaataaatatatttcttgtttttaataGTTGGATAATTACGATGGGAAAGGGGTTTTGAAGTTTTAAATTCTAAACgtttttattagaaatatcaAGAAGTTTCGGTTAAGTTATAAAACtctttataatataattttcaatgacatacgaaaataaaaaataaaaaattaatcaagtaaTGTTATGCAAAATAGTACGAGGATATTATGATTGGCAACCAAAATGACCTTGTGatcatttcattttgtttggGTAAATTGtgggaaagaaaaataagaagagaaaaTGTAGGAAATATGAGAACATTCTCTTGTGACGAGAATAAAAGGGGGAGGGGAAAGGAGAAAGAGATATGAAAATAGAAGAATTCAATTTTCTCCAAGATCCATTGCCTGGTTTCCTCCCTAATTATGAGGGATATACAAGAAAAGATAGagtgatgtgttttttttttcttttttctttttcctccctaattatgatatatttaataatattttcacaacacttttataataaatcctaagtggcagtTTGTTATTAGCTATAATTGGTGgacaaaaaaatcatttttgtggtaagttcaaattagaactaataacaatttaccacaaatgatatgttgtgaaaatattgtaaaattgttgtgaataTAATACTTTCCAACGATAAATCACTAccaatgtaaataaataatggGTAAGATTTATGTACAGTATTTAGGTATTGTTCCTTAAGTTCCCCTTCTAAGAATATGCCTTGTGAATTATTTCTCATGTGATGAAagtctattttttaattaagtggTCATATGACTAAATCTCAAGagagaaacttaaaaaatagcACCTAAAGTACCGTATTTAAgttctatatatatctaataatGCAAATAACAATGATGACCATGAtagacaaaaataaatgaaaaatcttATGCCCATATGACCATATCCCTAAAATCCTAACTACTGCTGCTGCTGCTTAATATCTTGGAAAGAATCCAACACTTTTTAAGCATGTGTTGGAAAAGAAGTCAAAGAAGTGTGCATTCTACAATTATGACACACGTTAAAAAAAATGTCCTGTACAGGCTGTACGTGATGACTAATTGTGAAGCAATGATTGAAGTCAAGCTCATCACATTTCCCATCTTTGATATGCTACCGACTTTTCGAGAAATTATAGATTGggtgttagatttttttttttttaaatatttttttacctagGTCTGTTTGAAATCCGTTTATttattaaatctaaaaattttttgctaaaagtactgtaaataaatgtaaaagttaactgaaatagtacagtaagacccataaatagtactaaaaagtgcagtgCGGCTCatgaataatagaaaaataagttgaatagtaaaataagctggttttttaatttgaaaccaaacacacacttaataAACGTGTAAAATTGTTAAATCTTAAACTATCTACATTTTTCTACTAGGTGCTTAAATACTTAAACTACATCTTCGTTAGATAATACACGGATAATTGTATTGCATCATAATAGTAAATGATATTTGGCATAGGGTTATCCATGGGTTGATTTAGGCCGAGTTTGTGCTTAACCCACAACCAACCTATAACGATctaaggaaaagcgctagccatatttgcgctatacctcaaaaggattaatcacaattgaggctccttgtagttgttaataaagtccTGAATCTCATGTGGGCTCAAAGACACTActccacaaagtgggccctaacaaggatgttagggatttaagtgggggagattgtgatgccccaatttgattgattatgtgatgtgtgtgggtgtgtgatgagtcccacatcgggtatttattgGGTAGAtctgggttttattaacaactacaagaagCTTCAATTGTGACTAATCATTTTGAGGTATAGTGCAGATGTAGCTAGCGTTTTTCCTTGAGTTGTTACATGACCCGATCAGATCGGGTAGGTAATTTCCAGACCCATAACCAACCTATTAGGGTATTGGGTTGGTCGATTCAGGTTAGCATTAGGTGGTGGTCAGTTTCAGGTGAAGCTGAAAATCACTAAAAAATGGTGAGATCTCACTGGATCCGTCCAAGAACCAGTGAGATGTTGCCAGATCTGGCGAAGATTTGGTCAGATTCGGAGAGATTTCTGCCAAATAATGCGAAGAACTCACACGGATCTAATGAATTTTTGCAAGATCTAGTGTATCTACATTTGATCTAACTGTGTTAGTCTCTGAAATCTGCAGTATCTTGGTAGAAATATAGCCGAAAAGCTTGAGAAATCGTCGAAATTGATGTATTTCAGCTGAGTCAAGTTTCACGGGTTTTGGAGGAGGAGACCCGCAACTGACCCACTGACATCGGGTTTTTAAGGGTTAGGACTAGCATCCAACCACTGGAGCAGTCTAATCAAGTGGCGATGGGTCGGGTACGGTCAAGCTTGGCAGGTTGGTTGGGTGGACGGCTAGGTTGGACACCCCTAATTTGGCACAACattgaattccaaattttaaaaattcaactcTTCAAGAAAAATTATCACCATTTTGTGCTTGCACCAAAATTTATAAGTGATGATGAAGGATTAGGTAAGTAATGAAGTAGTGATTGGTGAGTATTATTTAATAAAGTTACATGGGCGGTTGggatatttttaaataaaatattgattttataaGTGCAAGCCATAATCCAAAGTCATCCtacttttaaaatttgaagttaatattcataaaatttaataaatttaaactGAATatggtaattaaattaattttagttcaatatagattcaaaggaaaaaaaattgagttttattttttcaaaataaaattttagaatgaGAACTAAGAATGAGATTTTGGAATTCCATAATTTAATTCACAATCaaggaaatatataaaaaaaaaaaaaaaaaaaaatagcaagagTTTGTGATAAGTAGATCAACAAACAATCTAGGCTACAAGGCGAATTAAAGCAATTATAATGTATCTTGTTGGagaaaataagttaaaatgCTATTTACAATTCATTGAAGaagaataataattattttatgcatttgatatatacatttttttctcttacaatgtgtaaatccaaaattttatggAGCCAACATACTACAAGAGGAAGGATGCATGAAATACcttaaaaaacaaatcttaatttttaaaaatcaatttccCTATATATAACCTGAGCTAAATCTTGGAAATCTTAATGCTATAGTGCATTTTTAATCCTCCAAGCCATTATTCTAATGCAAAAATTCATTCTAAGAGGAATGCTCATGTTGTGGCAATTCCACTCAGAAGGGAACAAGCTACTCCTATAGCACGTCCTTGGACAATACTCAAGGCTCTAGGCTAAATAGCAGGAGcaacttttaatttattatgaGCCTAGATGATAAATTCAGTAAGTTCTTGCTAATAACCACGTCCACTAAAAGCACATACAAAATGAGCACCTAAGAAAAAGAGGCCATATGCATATACTTAGGAATCATTAAGTCTAAATTACCTGGGATGCTTGTGCCCATAACCGCATAGCCACCCATTAATGGTATATATATAGGGAAATGTTGTGTCCATAACattatataacaaattttaagtgacaagttgttacaGGCTggtagacaaaaaaaaaaaaattaaatagtggATTCAAATAAATACCACTAATATTGTATCAAATAtcatttgttataaaaatgttggaTACATACTTTCTcataagaaaacaagaaaaagacaTTTCCATTTGCAAGCCGCAAGAAGGCAAAACCAAAAGCACAATCTTTATAATAACCCAACCACCAGTTTTTCAGCCACGCTTTCATAGAAAAATCTGGAATTTAACGGCTCTCAATTTTCACACTTTCTCTCGCTTTTTCTATGTGACACTACAACTACTAAACAAGTCTCCCAACATATTCTATAGAATCTTTTCTCCCACATATAATTTGTtctttgattctctctctctctctccccgtGTCTTTGCTTTGTGTTGCTTTTGATACCCACAAACAAGAGGTTGCTTAGGAACTGAACCAGTTCTCTAGTTctaacaccaccaccaccactaccatcTTTATCATCATGTGTGTCCCGGAAGCTGAGCAAGTTGGCCAGGAGATTGAGAATATGGACAACAATaacaacagcagcagcagcagcagcagcaacaacaacaataacaacaaggTGACACGTCCTTTGCATTGTGGAGTGTTGCATACCCAGATAGAGAAGTGGGACAAGAAATCTCCTTTGATGAGTTCCACTGATCAATTCTGTCTTGAAAGTTCATTTCCTTTAAGATTTCAGTTCCTCTATCATTTATTTCTTCTgggttttttttcaaattataaatatatattttttttggaagaccATTTTGGTTGAAACTGGGTTCTGTGTATTTGTTTCCTCATGTGATTGGTGATTGATGATTGataatggtttttttgtttttgcaaatggctttttttatgtgaattatTCTAGcgtatttacttatttatttttgtttatttctctTAGAAATTTAGAGGTTTATTGCCGGTACATCTGTCTGAAATTACTTGGGCTTATATGGGGAaccattttcctttttgtagCTCTGCACTGTATAAAAATGagttggttttttatttatttatttattttttacaattttcaattcGATGGAGATTGTACCACTTCAAATTTTTACTGTAGTTACCAGTTGGTACGGTATTCTTTAGGAAATTATTGCTCTTCAATCATGTTTCCCATAATTCATCTCAACTTGGCTGCTTTTTCCAGCTCAGCTTCGATCATCCATGTATCCTGctaaattttttctcatataaaaaacttccttatttatttagatttttatttgcttctttaTTCTGGCTGTGGACGGTTGATTGGAAGACAGTTTTCTATAGGAAGGTGGTTGCCCCTTAACATGTTCTTTAAAGctggatgatgatgatttttctagattgattttttttttttttttggtttatattttgACTAATGTggaaaaatttttattgatcatTTTGATACTAATGGATAAAGAAAATAAGTGGTGCCTAATATAGTTACCCTGACTTAGACTTGCCCCTTGATTGTGTTGACTCATGAACTTGGCTCTTACCAATGTCAATTGTCCTGCGgttcatttttctaaaaaatttccATAGTTGCACTTGTTTTAAGAGCATTTGCTTTCCAATTATGATAGCCAGATGCTTCTatctaattaataaaatcatacCTTTTCTGGAGAAGACTAACCCTGAGCAGTAAAATGGATACATTTTATCTTGGCACATTAGTAATTTCTATAACTTCATACTACCTTATCTTTCTTGCCAAGTATCTTTTAAGATACTTCTTATTCTCTTTCTAATTTCATATTGGCGTGGTTCATTCAGCTGGAAAGCATTTCTGAGGATAAAGCAGTTGTAGAGAGAAAACAGAACCTGTTAAACTTTGTCCCTTCCCTTCGGTCAGGAGAGTGGTCTGATATAGGGGGTCGTGAATATATGGAGGATACTCACGTCTGCATTGGTGATCTGGCTAAGAAATTCGGTATTAATTCATACAGTGATGAAGTTATCTCCTTCTATGGTGTAAGTTCTCATACCTACTAAACTATCTGTGTTTTGTTTTACCAAATACAATTTACACCATTTGGACTTTTCACAAGAATTACATACTTAAATATGGATTAATGTGAGATTATGAAGTTTCAACAGTCATTGCCTATACATAGAGAAAGGCTAAAATGCACTTTCTCTCTCCAAGTTTGGGGCTGCTTCTAAACTGGTTCCTCGACtttcaaaacttgaaatttacaCCATCATTATGGTTTGTAACATTTTCACCATTAACCCACCTAAAAACAACATCATTTTTTGTCCAGAACGTCATTTTTTGTGGGTTAACCATAACCATAAGAGCCTAATAGATGTAGATGGAAGGGGCattttgatattattgtaaTACTCAAGAGTGTAGTTGCAAGTTAAGGGACCAATTTAGAAGCAACCTCAAATTTAGAGGGTGttcatattattttgttgtagaccaaaaaaaaaaaaattgtggggtTCTTGTGCTAATTTGATGAATAACTTAGCACCACTTGAAAGCACTTGATCATATTTGAGAATTGTGAATGATCATATCTTAGAGGGTGTACAGATGTTTGACATACATTTAGCTATTGGTTTGAATAACAGGTATTTGATGGGCATGATGGAAAGTGTGCAGCACAATTTGTACGTGACCATTTGCCAAGAGTAATTGTTGAGGATGCCGACTTCCCTTTAGAACTTGAGAAGGTGGTTACAAGGTCATTTATGGAGACTGATGCAGCATTTGCAAAGACATGCTCCCTTGAGTCCGCCCTGTCTTCCGGGACAACTGCCCTCACTGCAATGGTATTTGGGAGGTAAGTTCAGTGTTGATTGGCCTTTGATTTAGGTATAATGTTCAAAATTATCCATTCTTGCATAGTGACACTGCGGAGTGAGCTGCAGgcacaaaaatgaaaaagggccaaataaaaaggagtaaaaatgaaatatgaaaCAAAATAGAGACACAGATGTTGGTGCAGCCTGGTTTCCTCTTTTGGTCATAATTGTAAGTTGTAGTAATAAAAGAGGCTCACTAGTCACTAtgatgaatttaaaaaattccttCTTTAAGGAATTGCTTATACTGTCTCCATTTGTGCATGCTTAAACTTTCCTTTTCACAGATATGAAGCCATGGCGTAGTGTAGCTTGTTTTTAGAAGATCTATGAGTGACATTTATACTGAGTTTCTTCTTAAAATACAACGATATTTTGGACAGGTCTCTGCTTGTTGCAAATGCAGGGGACTGCCGGGCTGTGTTGTCACGATGTGGAACTGCTATAGAAATGTCAAAGGATCATAGACCCTGCTGCACTAAAGAAAGGACAAGGATCGAATCCTTGGGTGGATATGTTGCTGATGGTTACCTTAATGGTCAGTTGGGTGTTACTCGTGCATTAGGTGATTGGCACCTTGAAGGAATGAAGGGAATGGGTGAAAAGCTTGGACCATTGAGTGCTGAACCTGAACTTAAATTGGTGACACTGACCAAGGAAGATGAGTTTTTGATAATTGGTAGTGATGGAATTTGGGATGTGTTTACCAGTCAAAATTGTATAGATTTTGCCCGGAAGAGACTCCAAGAGCACAATGATGTGAAGTTGTGCTGCAAGCAAATAGTAGAGGAAGCAATAAAGCGGGGAGCCACCGACAATCTGACTGTTGTAATGGTAAGTTTTCATATGGAGCCACTGGCGCATGTAGTGGTAGAAAGGGGAAGAGTCAGGAGAAGCATATCGGCCGAAGGCCTTCAGAATCTCAGAGGCCTGTTAGATTGctaatcttattttttaaatccctGGTGTGCATAGGTTAGAACTAGTCAACCAATAATACTAAGCTGATTTATCAGCTCTTATCTTGAGTTTTTTctctatatatgtatatatattcttcCGGGAAATGGAACTGCCTTTTCCTTACCCCTTTATTCATTGATGCCTTATTTGGTTTCTgagaagaaggaaggaaagagaagaaaacatgGAATCATAATTTGCAATATGATAAAATTGGGGAGGGAAATCCAACTTGTAAACAAATTGATATGAGAATTGTACTATTATTAATTCGAAGCATGCACTAATGTACATACAATTATTCCGTATTCATCAAACTTACTGTTGGTGACCAACAAGTTtttaccttttcctttttttcaatGTTCTTCTTATCATCCATGGACTAGGGTGAAATTGGGCCCCTTAAAGCTGCTACTGCCTACTAAACTAAAGTTATTGAAGACAGTCAACAGTATCAACAACAAGGTTAGACTGAGACACATGACCAAGAAATCTTCATTTTTCCAGCCAGGCATTAGATATCGTTGATCCCTCCCTTCACCTGCCAATGACTTGTCATTTGCCTTAACAAAGATCTATTGTCTCCTTGCTGCTCCAGAACTATAACCCCGCAGAAACCTTTGGAAAATGCCGAGTATAGAGCTTCCAAAAGTGCTAAGCATCTGGCAATTGAACCTATTTATGGTGGGGAAGCAAGCAACCAGCAATGAGTTTCCCTCCCTGTCTATTCTTGCCTACTAATGCTGTGCCACATGGGAAAGAGCAAAAATAGAAGGCTGCACTTCTTGCACCCTGCTGTCTGCCTTCTTCATAGAAAGCATCCTTGCACCTATGAATTGAATGCTTGCTAAATTGAGATGAAAACCTTCGAGTCCCACATTCACCTTGCCTGTATGGAGAACTAGTGAAAAAGAGCTGAAAGCATCGCTTTGAATTCGATCCAATACTTTAATTTGCACCAGCAGCCACTACTTCAACCAAAGCTTTCCTGCGTAATTTGTTCCTCAGTTGAGTAGGATACTTCAACTTTGCAGTATCTGTATTTCCATTTTGGTGGTGGTTATTATTACATTAAATTCCcagcatttaatttaattaaaaaattcttctCTTCTACAGTTGTCCAAAGAAATATCCGGTTCCTCTTTTGCCTGTTTATTAGCTAATACTTATATTTCTCATTTAttaccattctttttttttggttgtgataACCTTATCAAAGTAGGGCCCTTTGAACTCACTCCTAGAAAGTAAACTATGGATTAACAATCCTACCCACCAAACTCGTGTATTAGGTAATCCAAAAAAACTATTAGTGAGGATTTGAACATCTAATATTTCCCACTTACAACTTGACTCCTATTAATATTCatcttttatcttcttctcaaaaaaaaatacattcatCTTTTATCTAAGCTAATATTTTTAGGGGGTTTGGGTTCGATTTCCCACTAGGAGTTATATCGGATTACCTATACACGGTTCTAGGAGGTGGGGTTATGTATCCTTAGaagaaaacttataaaaaaatatattttaaagttgtctattgcttagagttacaccactcaatttaatttttttttttttttttattgggtgtgaattttgacaaatcttccattagattacatttttttcttatacccTCCATCCTTGAAAAAGTTCAAGATGATCAAGATCAATAACTATCTCATCTataaaacttttaatttaaagtttttgtacttcaaaattttgcataaaatatgaCTTCATATATCAAATAGTGAAT is a genomic window of Quercus lobata isolate SW786 chromosome 2, ValleyOak3.0 Primary Assembly, whole genome shotgun sequence containing:
- the LOC115977161 gene encoding probable protein phosphatase 2C 27, producing the protein MCVPEAEQVGQEIENMDNNNNSSSSSSSNNNNNNKLESISEDKAVVERKQNLLNFVPSLRSGEWSDIGGREYMEDTHVCIGDLAKKFGINSYSDEVISFYGVFDGHDGKCAAQFVRDHLPRVIVEDADFPLELEKVVTRSFMETDAAFAKTCSLESALSSGTTALTAMVFGRSLLVANAGDCRAVLSRCGTAIEMSKDHRPCCTKERTRIESLGGYVADGYLNGQLGVTRALGDWHLEGMKGMGEKLGPLSAEPELKLVTLTKEDEFLIIGSDGIWDVFTSQNCIDFARKRLQEHNDVKLCCKQIVEEAIKRGATDNLTVVMVSFHMEPLAHVVVERGRVRRSISAEGLQNLRGLLDC